TACATTAATGCTGAAGATCATCAGGTCCGCATTCAGGGTAAGGGCAGAATAGTGGGTTCTTCCATCTCCTTCGATCTGACCATAGAGGTTCATGAGGGTAAACTCCAGTGGAGCATAGATGTTAATTACGGCATACTGATCAAGATGATGGGTGAAGAAAAAATAAAGGAAGTGACTGAGGAAAATATAGACAGAACGGTGAAATGCCTCACCCAGCTGCTGTCTTCAGATTGACCTGATCCGTTGTAGCATCATGCCGTGATCGGATCCGTGTCTGGTTCGTAGATGCAGCTAGGATCTGCTGCGAACGGATCTCCGGTGTAGGCGTATGCCCTTGCTCTTGAACCACCGCATATGTTTCTGAACCTGCATTTTCCACATTTTCCATTGAGATTATCGGGATCGCGGATCCTCATCAGCAATTCGCTGTTCCTATAGATATCCACTATGCTCCGTTCCTTCACATTTCCTACACTGTAAGGCAGGAAACCGCTGGGATATACCTCACCGTCATGACCCACAAATATAATTCCGTAGCCGTCCCTTGTTGGAATGACTGATCTGGAATGATCCTTTGCTGGATGCCCAATGAGGTCTATCGCCCTTCGCTTAAGGAGATCGAAAAGGTCTCCGCCATTCAGTTCGCCCTCCCCTGAATATTGCATCGTTATCCTGCGGAATATGGGGCTTTCCACTGTCCTTATCCTCACGCCATATCCGGTTGCGAAGAGCAGAAACTTATTGACATCCTCGTATTCTTCAGGAGTCAGATCTTCCCGGTCTATTCCTCTACCCGTTCTTATCAGGAAGAACACCTCCCAGACCTTGACCCCCTTATCCAGAATCAGTTTGAGAACGTCCGGAAGATCCATTACTGTACTGCGCATTACAACCGTGTTTATCTGCATGGGCAGGTTTTCATCTATGATACGTTCTATAGCCTTAACCGTGGAATCGAAAACGCCGTCTATTCCACGAACCTTTTCATGGACGGCCTTCATACCATCAAGACTTATGGAGACTGAGGACACCCCGTATTCCTTGAATCTGGAGATGGACTCATCGTTGAGTAGGTCTGTGACTGCAGGGCTCACAGAGAATGGTATCTCCCGAGATCTGAGATAATCCATAATTTCCCATATCCTCTGCTTACGAAGCATATCCCCGCCGGTCAGTATAACAATTGGGTAAGGCTTTCCGAATTCCCTTATGTGAGAGAGAAATTCTATCGACTGATCGTAATTCATCTCACCAGGCAGCGCCTCAAGGATTGCTGAAGCCCGGCAGTGCTCACATTTAAGACCGCATGCCTTGGTGGTTTCCCAGAATATAAGTAGGGGCTTGCTGTTGAAGTCGAAGCTCATCATAATATTCATTATGTGAGACGCATTAATAATCGTAACCACATTTGAAATCTGACGATATACCAGTATTTTCGGAAGAAGAAGACTTATCATAGATAAGTTATTTATACTGTTATGGAATGGATACGCAGGTGTATAATTGCACTTTGGAAAAGATCATGCGGAATTCATGCTTTCAATGTACAGAAGGGAATGGGAGGACCCTGATAAAATAATAAAGCAGCTACCTATCGGCCCTGGATCTGATATTGTTGATCTCGGCTGTGGACCAGGATTCTTTACCATTCCACTTGCAAAAGAGACCGACGGAAAGGTGTATGCAATAGATGCCTCAGATGAGATGATAGATATACTTAAGGGTAGAATAGATGGCCATTCAAACGTGATACCCATCAAATCAAGGGCCGAAAAGCTGCCTCTGCCAGATCATTCGGCGGATCTTGTTTTCATAGCGAATGCGTTTCATGATTTTGACGATAAGGATGCGGTGCTGGATGAAATATATCGTGTTCTAAGGGACGATGGTTATCTAGTTGATATCGACTGGAAGAAGGAGCCCAGCACCCACGGCCCACCCATGGACATAAGGATAGATAGAAAGGAAGCGCTTCTCCTCATATCATCGCACAACTTTGAAATAATAAAAGAAATAGAGACGGGAAACAATCATTACGGTCTTTTATTCCAGAAAAGATAGAAGGAACCGTTACGGTTCATGCCTTCTGTTCTGAATATATCTTTTCCCACTCCAGCAGTTGATTCCATCTCTCGTTCACATATTCCCTCAGATTATCTATCTCGTCATCATTCAGATGCTTAAATCTGTCCTGCGCCTTAACGTATTCGGATACGTCGATTGGTTTGAATGACTTGTTGAGATAGAATTTTCCCTGTATGAACTCATATAGAGGAAACATCCTTGACTGTACAGCTAATCTAGATATCTCTATTGTTTTCTCTGGCGGATAGTACCATCCTGTCGGGCAGGGCGCCAGTATCTGAATGAACTTCGGCCCATGCACAGCCTTGGCATGATCGATCTTCCTTATGAGATCCTCGGGATATGCTATGGTTGCCGTTGCCACATAGGGTACATTCTGCGCTATCATCATGTCTGCGACTATCTTCTTGTTCTCCTTTTTGAAATCTCTCTCCTTTCCAACCGGAGTTGTTGTCGTTCTAGCACCATATGGTGTGCTTCCAGATCTCTGCACGCCTGTGTTCATATAGCCTTCGTTATCATACATTATGTAGAAGACGTTGTGTCCCCTTTCCATGGCACCGCTCAAACCCTGCAATCCTATATCAGCCGTTCCACCATCTCCGGCGAATCCCACAACGTTGTAATCCGTTTTACCCTGTATGTCAAGGCCCTCTCTGAGCCCGGATATACTGGCACCCGTCGCAGCAAATGGTGTATATACCATTGGAACGTCAAGCGTCCTAAATGGCATCGCGCCAGGTATAACGGCCCAGCATGAAGCAGGAACGGACACCACCGTCTTCTGGCCCATTGCCTTCAGAACGTATCTCATAGCCAATGTGGCACCACAGCCATGGCATGCAGTGTGGCCTGGAGCCATCAATTCTTCCTTGGGTATAGAGGTGGGCATTCAGATCACCTTCTTCACATTTATCCAGTAAACACCGCTTGATTCGTTTCTCACGGTATCGGCTATTTTCTCAATATCCTCTACCCTTACATCCCGACCTCCAATTCCAACTATGAAGCTGGATACAGGGATATTGATCTTGCCGTACAGTGCCGAAACGATCTCAGAGTATGTTGCACCCGCGTAACCGAAGCTGACCGATCTGTCTATAACGCCGGCGGCTTTTATGTTCTTGAGATCTTCCAGTATATCGTCATACGGGAATGGTCTGAAGTATCTTATACGTATGAGGCCAATGTTAAGTCCTTTCTCTCTGAGTTTGTCTACCACGAATCTTGCAGTGGATGCAACTGTTCCCATCGCAATCAGCGCATAATCTGCATCATCCATCCTGTATCTCTCAACCAGCCCACCGTAATTGGTATCGAACATCTGATTGAACTTCTCAGTCTCATCCTTTATGACTCTCACGGCCTTATTCATGGAATCTACCATGTCCTTCTTGAGCTCCATGAATGTACCATCCGGCGTATCATAGGATCCGTATCCCATCGGATTGCCAATATCTATCCTGAATTTCAGATCCAGGTCCGGCAGGTAGTCGTTGATCAGATCCTGATCCCTGAGGGTAACAGGTTCCGATGTATGTGAAAGTATGAACGCGTCCTCCATTGACATGAGCGGGAGCATAACCTCAGAGTTCTCGGCGATCTTGTAGCCCATTATTATGGTGTCCATTGCCTCCTGGTTTGATTCGCTGTATACCTGCATCCAGCCGGTATCTCTCTGGTTGATCGTATCGCTCTGGTCTGCCCATATATTCCATGGCGGGCCTATTGCTCTGTTAACGACGCTCATAACTATTGGAAGACGCTGTCCTGAGACCCAATGAAGCATCTCATGCATGTATAGCAGACCGTGTGAGCTTGTCGCTGTGTACGATCTTACGCCTGTCAGCTCTGAAGCAAATACGGCTGCGAGGGCGCTGTGTTCGCTTTCAACTTCCACATACTTTGCGTCAAGCTCATCATTCGCGATCATGCTGGCCAGTTTTTCAACGATGGTTGTCTGCGGCGTGATCGGATATGCCGAGATGAACTTCACACGTGCCAGCTTCGCACCATAGGCTACCGCGTCGTTACCGGTCATTATTGTTTTAAATTCTGTGACAGATTTCATTCGATCACCTCAAACTCCATATCTATGCATTTTTCTGGACATTCGTTTGCACAGATCCCACAACCCTTGCAGAAGCTGTAGTTGATCACGGGATACTCCATCTTCGCTATCCTCTCATTTGGCGCACTTTCATCTCCGTTTTCTATCTCTATAGCATTATCTGGGCAGTATTTCCAGCATATCATGCATCTTATGCACTTATCATACTGGATGGTCGGCCTCTGTATGCGCCAGCTATCGGTTGGATGGTTTCTGGTAGATACGGTCGATACCGGAACAAGCACCATATTCCTCACCTTACCTCCATCTTCTTAAGCATCTTGACAGAATCATAAGCTTCCCTTACCGCATCCATATTTTCTTTTATCTTCCCAGGAACGTTGGTTCTTGTGGCCTCAAGAACG
The Thermoplasma sp. Kam2015 genome window above contains:
- a CDS encoding SRPBCC domain-containing protein → MIYSGSIEIKIPDGAAIELLHDPEKLGPCLPGVSSFEKEGEGYSCKVKLDVSSMKSSYLSKISGKLNFSYINAEDHQVRIQGKGRIVGSSISFDLTIEVHEGKLQWSIDVNYGILIKMMGEEKIKEVTEENIDRTVKCLTQLLSSD
- a CDS encoding TIGR04053 family radical SAM/SPASM domain-containing protein, whose protein sequence is MMSFDFNSKPLLIFWETTKACGLKCEHCRASAILEALPGEMNYDQSIEFLSHIREFGKPYPIVILTGGDMLRKQRIWEIMDYLRSREIPFSVSPAVTDLLNDESISRFKEYGVSSVSISLDGMKAVHEKVRGIDGVFDSTVKAIERIIDENLPMQINTVVMRSTVMDLPDVLKLILDKGVKVWEVFFLIRTGRGIDREDLTPEEYEDVNKFLLFATGYGVRIRTVESPIFRRITMQYSGEGELNGGDLFDLLKRRAIDLIGHPAKDHSRSVIPTRDGYGIIFVGHDGEVYPSGFLPYSVGNVKERSIVDIYRNSELLMRIRDPDNLNGKCGKCRFRNICGGSRARAYAYTGDPFAADPSCIYEPDTDPITA
- a CDS encoding class I SAM-dependent methyltransferase, with amino-acid sequence MHFGKDHAEFMLSMYRREWEDPDKIIKQLPIGPGSDIVDLGCGPGFFTIPLAKETDGKVYAIDASDEMIDILKGRIDGHSNVIPIKSRAEKLPLPDHSADLVFIANAFHDFDDKDAVLDEIYRVLRDDGYLVDIDWKKEPSTHGPPMDIRIDRKEALLLISSHNFEIIKEIETGNNHYGLLFQKR
- a CDS encoding 3-methyl-2-oxobutanoate dehydrogenase subunit beta, whose amino-acid sequence is MPTSIPKEELMAPGHTACHGCGATLAMRYVLKAMGQKTVVSVPASCWAVIPGAMPFRTLDVPMVYTPFAATGASISGLREGLDIQGKTDYNVVGFAGDGGTADIGLQGLSGAMERGHNVFYIMYDNEGYMNTGVQRSGSTPYGARTTTTPVGKERDFKKENKKIVADMMIAQNVPYVATATIAYPEDLIRKIDHAKAVHGPKFIQILAPCPTGWYYPPEKTIEISRLAVQSRMFPLYEFIQGKFYLNKSFKPIDVSEYVKAQDRFKHLNDDEIDNLREYVNERWNQLLEWEKIYSEQKA
- the porA gene encoding pyruvate ferredoxin oxidoreductase, translated to MKSVTEFKTIMTGNDAVAYGAKLARVKFISAYPITPQTTIVEKLASMIANDELDAKYVEVESEHSALAAVFASELTGVRSYTATSSHGLLYMHEMLHWVSGQRLPIVMSVVNRAIGPPWNIWADQSDTINQRDTGWMQVYSESNQEAMDTIIMGYKIAENSEVMLPLMSMEDAFILSHTSEPVTLRDQDLINDYLPDLDLKFRIDIGNPMGYGSYDTPDGTFMELKKDMVDSMNKAVRVIKDETEKFNQMFDTNYGGLVERYRMDDADYALIAMGTVASTARFVVDKLREKGLNIGLIRIRYFRPFPYDDILEDLKNIKAAGVIDRSVSFGYAGATYSEIVSALYGKINIPVSSFIVGIGGRDVRVEDIEKIADTVRNESSGVYWINVKKVI
- a CDS encoding 4Fe-4S binding protein produces the protein MVLVPVSTVSTRNHPTDSWRIQRPTIQYDKCIRCMICWKYCPDNAIEIENGDESAPNERIAKMEYPVINYSFCKGCGICANECPEKCIDMEFEVIE